The following proteins are co-located in the Gossypium hirsutum isolate 1008001.06 chromosome A02, Gossypium_hirsutum_v2.1, whole genome shotgun sequence genome:
- the LOC121214502 gene encoding wall-associated receptor kinase-like 6: MAYRTGNIARSRRFWCSETCGTVSIPYPFGIKRGCYAYNNSWFRVTCNETADGPKPFITRINLELLGKFWRDNKVVTINNPVTYLNCGDKGNNSTISPSSVNLQGTPFFFSNQHNTFGSIGCGNLATSFRNNQIDPIASCVQHSCGDPSLGFGGCYALISEQLTSYTTSIAEVKNPAGSKRCASAFVFDSSKLPSWKISINTTHVPAILEWNPCDLEAALCFDVDKSVALPYKRDDCSRSCGNFDISYPFGIESGCYMNE, from the exons ATGGCTTATAGGACCGGCAACATCGCTCGAAGCAGGCGATTCTGGTGTAGTGAAACATGCGGGACTGTTTCTATTCCGTACCCATTCGGAATAAAAAGGGGTTGCTATGCCTATAACAATTCATGGTTCAGAGTAACTTGTAATGAAACCGCTGATGGGCCAAAACCTTTCATCACTCGCATCAATCTGGAGCTACTTGGTAAATTTTGGCGGGACAATAAAGTCGTCACCATCAACAATCCGGTAACTTATCTAAATTGCGGCGATAAAGGAAACAATAGTACCATTTCTCCATCAAGTGTCAACCTACAAGGCACCCCGTTTTTCTTCTCAAATCAACACAACACATTCGGATCTATAGGTTGCGGCAATTTGGCTACTAGTTTTCGCAACAATCAAATCGATCCAATCGCTAGCTGCGTACAGCACAGTTGTGGCGACCCGAGTTTGGGGTTCGGTGGCTGTTATGCTCTAATTTCGGAACAGCTCACTTCCTATACAACAAGCATAGCAGAGGTGAAAAACCCTGCAGGGAGCAAGAGATGTGCATCTGCCTTCGTGTTTGATTCTAGCAAATTACCATCATGGAAGATAAGCATCAATACCACGCATGTTCCTGCAATTCTCGAGTGGAATCCATGTGATTTGGAAG CCGCACTGTGCTTTGACGTAGATAAAAGTGTAGCACTACCTTACAAGCGTGATGATTGTAGCAGAAGTTGTGGTAATTTTGATATCTCATACCCATTCGGAATAGAATCCGGTTGTTACATGAATGAATAG
- the LOC107927385 gene encoding wall-associated receptor kinase-like 1 translates to MLADGSVVAVKKSKLMEEKIIDKTKLEQFINEVMILSQINHRNVVKLLGCCLETKVPLLVYEFIPNGTLYHFINQPNEEFPLIWKMRLRIAIEIANALSYLHPAASIPIYHRDIKSSNILLDDKYRAKVSDFGISRSVALEQTHVTTRVQGTFGYLDPEYFRSSKFTEKSDVYSFGVVLVELTTGQKPISSSESKKVVRSLANFFLLSMKENSLLSVVDPMVMNGNAKEEIVAVAKLAKRCLNFKGKKRPTMKQVAVELEWIRSSEEANAIQQSADEDSNTDEMTEALGVASFSTSCSVLKDTVTVFIDT, encoded by the coding sequence ATGTTGGCGGATGGAAGCGTTGTCGCTGTTAAAAAATCTAAATTGATGGAAGAGAAGATAATAGATAAAACAAAGCTTGAACAATTCATAAATGAGGTGATGATTTTATCACAAATTAACCATAGAAATGTGGTTAAGCTTTTAGGGTGTTGTCTAGAGACAAAAGTCCCTTTGCTAGTGTATGAATTTATCCCAAATGGGACACTTTATCACTTCATAAATCAGCCAAATGAAGAGTTCCCGCTGATATGGAAAATGCGTTTACGGATTGCAATTGAAATTGCAAATGCTTTATCCTACTTACATCCAGCTGCTTCTATCCCTATTTATCATCGAGACATTAAATCTAGCAACATACTTTTGGATGATAAATACAGAGCAAAAGTGTCAGATTTCGGAATATCAAGATCGGTTGCACTTGAGCAAACTCATGTGACCACTCGAGTACAAGGAACATTCGGATACTTGGATCCAGAGTATTTTCGATCAAGTAAATTTACAGAAAAGAGTGATGTGTATAGTTTTGGAGTTGTTCTTGTTGAACTTACAACAGGACAAAAACCCATCAGTTCAAGTGAATCAAAGAAAGTGGTTAGAAGCTTGGCAAATTTTTTTCTGCTCTCAATGAAGGAGAATTCCTTGCTCAGCGTTGTTGATCCGATGGTAATGAATGGTAATGCGAAAGAAGAAATTGTAGCAGTTGCTAAGCTAGCCAAAAGATGCTTGAATTTCAAAGGAAAGAAAAGACCTACAATGAAACAAGTTGCAGTAGAGCTCGAGTGGATTAGATCATCAGAAGAAGCTAATGCCATTCAACAAAGTGCAGATGAAGATTCTAATACGGATGAAATGACCGAAGCTTTGGGTGTTGCTTCCTTTTCAACGTCTTGTTCTGTTTTAAAAGATACTGTAACTGTGTTCATAGATACCTAG
- the LOC107927329 gene encoding wall-associated receptor kinase-like 1 → MDTSLVFYFILQLSWLIRAANSDCHETCGNVAIPLPFGIKTGCYNNSWFRVTCNQTVNGPKPFISRINLELLGKFQPVENAVSVNNPVSYINCGDKGNNGTTASSSVDLTDSPFFFSTEYNVFGSVGCSNIVYLNNQAADVTSVCLQRRCGDLISKLGGCHASISDYNLVSYTTNITDIEFSNPRSNRCTSAFIFDSSRLKSSDVDPQFPYNISINTTHVPATLMWYSVLCNSEAAICQKLKPAENPPPPVQSPTIPLNYKYGCIERCGNIGIPFPFGIEVGCYMNNWFRVTCKETIDGSRPFISSINLQLLDVSFSEGIVLVNNSVVYINCLRETNVVGVNLTGTPFLFSHVFNRFVSVGCDSLAAFLRSPTDDYPIGWCAQPHCNNMTSEAMCSADIPPNLSSFAAKVTQIYPSIENNRLCGSAFIVDQRYPDSLERIIPNRNDTSKQARSYFPTTLLWGRHKRGLCKLREGSNITCRSDGAYCWASLSETHLCVCHLDSYGDSDDVCQGCGASIGTIFVLLGAWQSHKLLQRRNNTKLKQKYFKRNGGLLLQQQLSNNEGKVEKIKVFTSKELEKATDYYNENRILGQDGQGTVYKGILTDGNIVAIKKSKLVEEKVLDHKKLKQFINEVINLSQINHRNVVKLLGCCLETKIPLLVYQFIPNGTLYDLLHRPNEEFPLTWEIRLRIAIEIANALSYLHSAASVPIYHRDIKSSNILLDDKYKAKVSDFGTSISIALEQTHVTTRVQGTFGYLDPEYFRSNQFTEKSDVYSFGVVLVELITGQKPISSSESEEVVRSLANFFLLSMEENALLNVVDPLVMNANAKEEIVAVAKLAKRCLNLNGKKRPTMKQVAMELEQIRSLEEANVTEQSTYEDSDIDDMTEASDIASCSTSSSIINDSVTYHSVTL, encoded by the exons ATGGACACTAGCTTGGTATTTTACTTCATCCTGCAGCTTTCGTGGCTAATCCGAGCAGCCAATTCTGATTGTCATGAGACATGTGGGAATGTTGCAATTCCGTTGCCATTTGGAATCAAAACTGGTTGCTATAACAATTCGTGGTTTAGAGTCACTTGCAACCAAACCGTTAATGGGCCAAAACCTTTCATCAGTCGCATCAATCTGGAGTTACTTGGTAAATTTCAACCGGTTGAAAACGCCGTATCCGTCAACAATCCGGTAAGTTACATAAATTGCGGTGATAAAGGAAACAATGGTACCACAGCTTCTTCAAGCGTGGACCTTACAGACAGTCCATTTTTCTTCTCAACTGAATACAACGTATTCGGGTCAGTAGGTTGCAGCAATATTGTATATCTCAATAATCAAGCTGCTGATGTAACCAGTGTCTGCCTACAACGAAGATGTGGCGACCTGATTTCTAAATTAGGTGGCTGCCATGCCAGTATTTCTGATTATAATCTTGTTTCCTATACAACAAATATTACAGATATAGAGTTCTCTAATCCTAGGAGCAATAGATGTACATCTGCTTTCATATTTGATTCTAGTCGGTTGAAATCATCAGATGTAGATCCTCAATTTCCCTACAATATAAGTATTAATACGACGCATGTTCCTGCAACGCTGATGTGGTATTCCGTCCTATGCAATTCGGAAG CTGCGATATGCCAAAAATTAAAACCagctgaaaatccacctcctccAGTTCAATCACCAACTATACCTTTAAATTACAAGTATGGATGCATTGAAAGATGTGGGAATATTGGTATTCCATTCCCATTCGGAATTGAAGTGGGATGTTACATGAATAACTGGTTCAGAGTAACTTGCAAAGAAACAATTGATGGGTCAAGGCCTTTCATAAGCAGCATCAATCTGCAATTATTGGATGTGTCATTTTCCGAAGGCATAGTTCTCGTTAACAATTCGGTAGTTTATATCAATTGTCTCAGAGAAACTAATGTGGTTGGTGTCAACCTAACAGGCACCCCCTTTCTATTCTCACATGTCTTCAACAGATTTGTGTCTGTAGGTTGCGATAGTTTGGCGGCTTTTCTTCGTAGTCCAACGGATGATTATCCTATTGGTTGGTGTGCGCAACCACATTGTAACAACATGACTTCCGAAGCTATGTGCTCTGCAGATATTCCTCCGAATCTCAGTTCCTTTGCTGCAAAAGTGACACAGATTTATCCTAGTATTGAAAACAATAGATTATGTGGATCTGCTTTCATTGTTGATCAACGTTACCCTGATTCACTAGAGAGAATAATTCCAAACCGCAATGACACAAGTAAGCAGGCTCGGTCATACTTCCCCACAACACTGCTATGGGGCAGACATAAACGTGGGCTGTGTAAGTTGAGAGAAGGTTCAAACATCACGTGTCGCTCTGATGGTGCATACTGTTGGGCAAGCTTGAGCGAAACACATCTATGTGTTTGCCACTTGGATTCCTATGGTGATTCTGATGATGTATGCCAAG GTTGCGGAGCTAGTATTGGGACAATATTTGTGCTACTTGGTGCATGGCAATCGCACAAACTTCTGCAAAGAAGAAACAATACCAAGCTGAAGCAGAAATACTTTAAAAGAAACGGAGGCTTACTACTGCAACAACAATTGTCCAACAATGAAGGTAAGGTTGAGAAAATTAAAGTTTTTACTTCAAAGGAGTTGGAAAAGGCGACGGATTATTATAACG agAATCGAATTCTTGGTCAAGACGGTCAAGGGACTGTTTATAAAGGAATTTTGACAGATGGCAACATTGTGGCTATTAAAAAGTCTAAATTGGTTGAAGAGAAGGTATTAGATCATAAGAAGCTTAAACAGTTCATTAATGAGGTGATAAATTTATCACAAATTAACCATAGAAATGTGGTTAAGCTTTTAGGATGTTGCCTAGAGACCAAAATCCCTTTGTTGGTGTATCAGTTCATCCCGAATGGGACACTATATGACCTCCTACATAGGCCAAATGAAGAGTTCCCATTGACTTGGGAAATACGTTTACGAATTGCAATTGAAATTGCAAATGCTTTATCCTACTTGCATTCGGCTGCTTCTGTCCCTATTTATCATCGAGACATCAAATCTAGCAACATACTATTGGATGATAAATACAAAGCAAAAGTGTCGGATTTCGGAACTTCAATATCAATTGCGCTTGAGCAAACTCATGTAACCACTCGAGTACAAGGAACTTTCGGATATTTGGATCCAGAATATTTTCGATCAAACCAATTCACAGAAAAGAGTGATGTGTATAGTTTTGGAGTTGTTCTTGTTGAACTTATAACAGGACAAAAACCCATCTCCTCAAGCGAATCAGAGGAAGTGGTGAGAAGCTTGGCAAACTTTTTTCTACTCTCAATGGAGGAGAATGCCTTACTCAACGTTGTTGATCCATTGGTAATGAATGCTAATGCAAAAGAAGAAATTGTAGCGGTGGCTAAGCTAGCAAAAAGATGCTTGAATCTCAATGGAAAGAAAAGACCTACAATGAAACAAGTTGCAATGGAACTAGAACAGATCAGATCGTTGGAGGAAGCTAATGTCACTGAACAAAGTACCTATGAAGATTCTGATATAGATGACATGACCGAAGCTTCGGATATTGCTTCTTGTTCAACGTCTAGTTCAATTATAAACGATAGTGTAACTTATCACAGTGTGACACTTTGA